One region of Solea senegalensis isolate Sse05_10M linkage group LG14, IFAPA_SoseM_1, whole genome shotgun sequence genomic DNA includes:
- the atcaya gene encoding caytaxin isoform X1: protein MGTTEATLRMENMEVKDEWQDEDFPRPLPEYEDMDASCGLTDDRGSPPNSLNVNPPGGGGGGGSSSSRKRRTLLAPDMNLSLDHSEGSLLSDSADDFLDTPDDLDINVDDIDTPDETDSLEFITNGNELEWEDDTPVASAKAGPCDGSVEVDEDGNPHNGRLWRTVIIGEQEHRIDMQVIRPYMRVITHGGYYGEGLNAIIVFSACYLPDSSCPDYHYMMENLFLYVVSSLEMLVAEDYLIIYMNGATPRSKMPGISWLKKCYQMIDRRLRKNLKSLVIAHPTWFIRTVLAISRPFISVKFMNKIQYVHSLDELAEIVPMEHVHVPECVVQFDEERIKVRRERMEQEQRQQEHQQSVPQETMKKSARPKSVLVDQGL, encoded by the exons ACCTTTGCCAGAGTACGAAGACATGGATGCCTCCTGTGGTCTCACAGACGACAGAGGCT CCCCCCCTAACTCCCTGAATGTGAACccacctggaggaggaggaggaggagggtcttCGTCCAGCCGTAAACGTCGTACGTTGCTGGCCCCAGACATGAACCTCTCCCTGGATCACAGCGAGGGATCTCTGCTGTCAGACTCTGCTGACGACTTCCTGGACACACCAGACGACCTGGACATTAATGTTGACGACATTGACACTCCGGATGAGACAGACTCACTGGAGTTCATCACCAATGGCAACGAACTAGAGTGGGAAG ATGACACACCAGTGGCCTCAGCCAAAGCAGGTCCATGTGACGGCTCAGTAGAAGTGGATGAAGATGGGAACCCCCACAACGGACGCCTCTGGAGAACAGTGATCATTGGAGAGCAGGAGCATCGTATTGACATGCAGGTCATCAGACCTTATATGCGGGTCATCACACATGGAG GTTATTATGGAGAAGGTCTCAATGCCATCATTGTGTTCTCTGCCTGTTACCTGCCTGACAGCAGCTGTCCAGACTATCACTACATGATGGAAAACCTCTTTCT gtATGTGGTGAGCAGTCTGGAGATGCTTGTGGCTGAAGATTACCTGATCATCTACATGAACGGAGCAACTCCTCGCAGTAAGATGCCTGGGATCAGCTGGCTTAAGAAATGTTACCAGATGATTGACAGAAG ACTGAGGAAGAACCTGAAGTCTTTGGTCATCGCTCATCCCACATGGTTCATACGCACTGTCCTGGCTATATCCAGGCCTTTCATCAG TGTGAAGTTCATGAATAAGATCCAGTATGTCCACAGTCTGGATGAACTGGCAGAAATTGTCCCCATGGAGCATGTTCATGTCCCAGAGTGTGTGGTGCA ATTTGACGAGGAGAGGATTAAAGTCAGGAGGGAAAG GatggagcaggagcagagacAGCAGGAGCATCAGCAGTCAGTCCCACAGGAGACAATGAAAAAGTCTGCAAG GCCAAAGTCAGTGCTTGTGGATCAAGGCTTATGA
- the atcaya gene encoding caytaxin isoform X2, translating to MDASCGLTDDRGSPPNSLNVNPPGGGGGGGSSSSRKRRTLLAPDMNLSLDHSEGSLLSDSADDFLDTPDDLDINVDDIDTPDETDSLEFITNGNELEWEDDTPVASAKAGPCDGSVEVDEDGNPHNGRLWRTVIIGEQEHRIDMQVIRPYMRVITHGGYYGEGLNAIIVFSACYLPDSSCPDYHYMMENLFLYVVSSLEMLVAEDYLIIYMNGATPRSKMPGISWLKKCYQMIDRRLRKNLKSLVIAHPTWFIRTVLAISRPFISVKFMNKIQYVHSLDELAEIVPMEHVHVPECVVQFDEERIKVRRERMEQEQRQQEHQQSVPQETMKKSARPKSVLVDQGL from the exons ATGGATGCCTCCTGTGGTCTCACAGACGACAGAGGCT CCCCCCCTAACTCCCTGAATGTGAACccacctggaggaggaggaggaggagggtcttCGTCCAGCCGTAAACGTCGTACGTTGCTGGCCCCAGACATGAACCTCTCCCTGGATCACAGCGAGGGATCTCTGCTGTCAGACTCTGCTGACGACTTCCTGGACACACCAGACGACCTGGACATTAATGTTGACGACATTGACACTCCGGATGAGACAGACTCACTGGAGTTCATCACCAATGGCAACGAACTAGAGTGGGAAG ATGACACACCAGTGGCCTCAGCCAAAGCAGGTCCATGTGACGGCTCAGTAGAAGTGGATGAAGATGGGAACCCCCACAACGGACGCCTCTGGAGAACAGTGATCATTGGAGAGCAGGAGCATCGTATTGACATGCAGGTCATCAGACCTTATATGCGGGTCATCACACATGGAG GTTATTATGGAGAAGGTCTCAATGCCATCATTGTGTTCTCTGCCTGTTACCTGCCTGACAGCAGCTGTCCAGACTATCACTACATGATGGAAAACCTCTTTCT gtATGTGGTGAGCAGTCTGGAGATGCTTGTGGCTGAAGATTACCTGATCATCTACATGAACGGAGCAACTCCTCGCAGTAAGATGCCTGGGATCAGCTGGCTTAAGAAATGTTACCAGATGATTGACAGAAG ACTGAGGAAGAACCTGAAGTCTTTGGTCATCGCTCATCCCACATGGTTCATACGCACTGTCCTGGCTATATCCAGGCCTTTCATCAG TGTGAAGTTCATGAATAAGATCCAGTATGTCCACAGTCTGGATGAACTGGCAGAAATTGTCCCCATGGAGCATGTTCATGTCCCAGAGTGTGTGGTGCA ATTTGACGAGGAGAGGATTAAAGTCAGGAGGGAAAG GatggagcaggagcagagacAGCAGGAGCATCAGCAGTCAGTCCCACAGGAGACAATGAAAAAGTCTGCAAG GCCAAAGTCAGTGCTTGTGGATCAAGGCTTATGA